Within the Polymorphobacter megasporae genome, the region CGTGCGCCGACTTCCACTGGTTCATGCCGGTCGTGCGACCCTGGAAGATGACACCCTTGGTGTCGCACATGATCACGTTGGTCACGCCGAGCAGCTTGATCAGCTCGGTGCAGGCGATCGCCGAAGCGCCCGCGCCGTTGACCACCATCTTGATGTCTTCGGGCTTGCGGCCGGTGAGGTGAAGCGCGTTGATCAACCCGGCGGCGGCGATGATCGCGGTGCCGTGCTGGTCATCGTGGAACACCGGGATGTTCATCCGCTCCTTGAGCGTCGTCTCGATGATGAAGCACTCGGGAGCCTTGATGTCCTCGAGGTTGATCCCGCCGAAGCTCGGCTCCATCAGCTCGACCGCATCGATGAAGCGGTCGACGTCCTCGGTCTTGAGTTCAAGATCGATCGAATCGATGTCGGCGAAGCGCTTGAACAGCACCGCCTTGCCCTCCATCACCGGCTTCGACGCGAGCGCGCCGAGGTTGCCGAGGCCGAGGATCGCGGTGCCGTTCGAGATCACCGCGACAAGGTTGCCCTTGATCGTATAATCGTACGCCGTGTCGGGATCGGCGGCGATCGCCAGCACAGGGATCGCGACGCCCGGCGAATACGCCAACGACAGGTCGCGCTGCGTTGCCATCGGCTTCGACGCGATGATCTCGATCTTGCCGGGGCGCCCGCCCGAGTGGAACAGCAAGGCCTCGCGGTCGAACGACGGGCCGGTGGTTTCTTCGGTCATCGTCAATTCCTTCAACTGACGGCGACCCTATAGGCACGGGTCCGTGACGGGCAAGCGGTCATCGGCTAGGAGCGGTGCGATGAGCGAAGCCTCGCCGATGATGGCGCAATATCTGAGCATCAAGGCGCAGGCAGCGGGCTGCCTGTTGTTCTTCCGCATGGGCGACTTTTACGAGCTGTTCTTCGACGATGCGGCGAAGGCGGCGGCGACGCTCGACATCGCGCTGACCAAGCGCGGGCAGCACCTCGGGCAGGATATTCCGATGTGCGGAGTGCCGGTGCACGCGGCCGAGGCGTACCTGATGCGGCTGATCCGCGCCGGGCATCGCGTCGCCGTCGCCGAGCAGATCGAGCCGCCTGCCGAGGCGAAGAAGCGCGGGGCGAAGTCGGTCGTTGCGCGGGCGATCGTCCGGGTGGTGACGCCGGGGACGCTGACCGAGGACACGCTGCTCGATGCGCGGCGGAGCAACTATCTCGCCGCGGTCGCCCCAGTGGCGGGAGCGGTCGGCATTGCCTGGTGCGATGTCTCGACCGGCATTTTCCGGACGCTGACGACGGCGGCGGACGGGCTCGATGCCGAACTCGCGCGGATCGCCCCAGCGGAGGTCGTGGCTCCTGAGGGGTGGAGCGGCGAGGCGACACTGCGCCCCACCGCTGAATTCGAGTCGCGGGCCGCGAACAAGCGACTGTGCGACCGATTTGGTGTCGCGACGCTCGATGGCTTCGGCAGCTTTGCGCGTGAGGAAGTTGCAGCGGCGGGGGCGTTGCTCGCGTATCTCGAGACGGCCGGGGCGGGGACACTGCCACTGCTGACGCCGCCGTTGCCGTCACCGCAGGCAGGCGTGATGGCGATCGACGCGGCGACGCGGAGCAGCCTCGAAATCAGCCGCAGTGTCGTCGGCGCGCGCGCGGGCAGCCTACTCGATGCGATCGACCTGACGGTGACCGGCGCGGGTGCGCGGATGCTCGCCGACGATCTCGCCGGGCCGCTGACCGACGCGGCGGCAATCGGCGAACGGCTTGATTTCGTTGCGTGGTTCGTCGGGCTGTCGATCGTGCGGGGACGCACCCGCGATGCGCTCAATGCAGGAGCCGACCTCGAACGCGCGCTGTCGCGGCTTGCGCTCGACCGTGGCGGGCCGCGTGATTTGGCGGCAATCCGCGACGGGCTGACGATCGCGCTGGCGCTTAAGGAGGCGCTGGGCACGGCGCAGGCGATCGACATTCCGCCGCTGCTTACCGCGACGCTCGGCCGGATCGGGGCGCATGGCAGCACGATCGAGGCGTTGCGCGCGGCGCTCGTTGCCGAACCGCCGCTCGATATCGCGCATGGCGGGTTCGTCGCCCCGGGGTTCGATGCCGCGCTCGACGAGTTGCGCGCGGCGGCGAGTGACGGGCGGCGGCTGGTCGCGGCGCTCGAAACCCGGCTGCGGAGCGAGACCGGGGTCGCCGCGCTCAAGATACGGCACAACGGCGTCCTCGGCTATCATATTGAAGTTGCAGCGCGGAACGCCGACCCGCTGCTCGCGAACCCTGGCTTCACCCACCGCCAGACGCTCGCCGGGACCGTCCGCTTCGGTTCGACCGAACTCCACGGCCTCGCGACACGGATCGTGCAGGCGGGGGATCATGCACTGGCGGCGGAGGCGGCGCATTTCGCGACGTTGCGTGAGACGGTGCTGGGTCATTCGCGTGAGATCGCGGCGACGGCGGGAGCGCTGGCCCGGATCGACGTCGCCTCCGGGCTGGCCGAACTCGCGGTGCGCGAGAATTGGGCGCGGCCAAGCGTCGACGACAGTTGCGCCTTCGATGTCATGGCGGGGCGGCATCCGGTGGTCGAGGCGGCGACCCGGGCGGCGCGGCAAACCTATGTCGCCAACGACTGCGACCTGGGCGAAATCAACCGCTTATGGCTCGTGACCGGCCCGAATATGGCGGGCAAGTCGACCTTCCTCCGCCAGAATGCGCTGCTCGCGGTGCTCGCGCAGGCGGGGTCGTTCGTCCCCGCCGCCAGCGCACAGATCGGCGTCGTCGACCGGCTGTTCAGTCGTGTCGGAGCGTCGGACAATCTCGCGCAGGGGCGGTCGACCTTCATGGTCGAGATGGTCGAGACCGCCGCAATCCTGTCGACCGCGACCAACCGTAGCCTCGTCATTCTCGATGAAGTCGGTCGCGGCACCTCGACCTACGACGGGCTGGCGATCGCGTGGGCGGTGCTCGAGGCGGTCCACGATGCCTTGCGCTGCCGCTGCCTGTTCGCGACGCATTATCATGAGCTTACGACGCTCAGCGCACGCCTCGACGCCCTCGCCCTGGTCACCGTCAAAGTCCGCGAATGGAACGGCGAATTGGTCTTCCTCCACGAGGTCGCGGCGGGCGCCGCCGACCGCAGCTATGGCCTCGCGGTGGCCAAGCTTGCCGGGCTGCCGGCCCCGGTCATCGCCCGGGCGAAGGAGGTTCTGGCGCGGCTCGAAGCGGGGAAAGCGCGGACCGGGGGGCTTGCCGCCGACCTGTCGGACCTGCCGTTGTTCGCTGCCGCACCGCCACCGCCGAAAGCCGATGATCTGAGGGTGCGATTGGGGTCGATCAGCCCCGATTCGCTGTCTCCGAGGGAAGCACTCGACCTGCTCTACGAACTGAAGCGGCTCGCCTGACCGCGAAACCGGCGCGGGCGCACACGGCCCGCACACGCACGCACCCCATGCGATCCGCAACGCCGCACTGACGCCCCCCGGACACGGCTTGCCACCGCCCGCCCCTTCCCGCACCTTGGTGCAGGGCAACGGCGAGGGCGCACACGGATGGACACGACGATCGGCGTTCAAGGTCCGGGCGGCATCGTACCCCCCGGCGAAGTCATGCGCGATCGCGGGCTGATCCGCGGGGTCGGCCTCGCCGCGTTCACCGCCGCGATCGTCAACGGCGTCGTCGGTGCGGGGGTGTTCACCCTGCCCGCCGTCATGGCGCTCAACGTCGGGCCGCTCGCGCCGCTCGCCTTCCTTGTTTGCGCGGTCGCGATGGGCGCGGTGGTCTGGTGCACCGCCGATGCCGGGCGGCGCGTGCCGACCTCGGGGGGCATCTACGGCACCGTCGAGGCGGCGTTCGGCAAGCGCGCGGGGTTCGTCACCGGCTTCGTCGGCATCTGGCTATCGAGCGTCCTGTCGTGCGGCGGCATCGCCGCGGCATTCGCAGCAATCTGCGGGACGGCGGTCCCGGCGCTGACAAGCGGCTTCCCGCGCGCAGCGCTGATCTGCGGGGTGATGGCGGTCCTTGCGCTGGTCAATTTGCGCGGGGTCGGCTTCGCCGCGCGCTTCATCACCGTCACGACGCTGGTCAAGCTCGTCCCGCTCGCGCTGTTCGTCGGCGTCGGCGTCTGGTTCATCGACCCCGTGAAGCTCCACGCCGGCGTCGCAGCGAGCGGGGATGGGCTGGGCGGCGGCTTCGGCCGTGCCGTCATCTTCGCGCTGTTCGCCTTCTCCGGGATGGAGACCCCGCTCAGCGCCTCGGGCGAGGTCGCCGACCCGCGCCGCAACGTGCCCCGCGCGATCGTGCTGGCGATGAGCTTCGTCCTGCTGCTGTACGTTGCGGTGCAGGTCGTCGCGCAGGGTCTTCTCGGCGCGGCGCTGGCTCATTCGGCGACGCCGCTGGCGAGCGCGATCGCCACCGTTCGCCCCGAACTCGGCATCGTGCTGCTTGCGGGCGCGGGCGCGTCGATGCTGATCTGGATCGGATCGGACCTGCTTGGCGCACCCCGCGTCCTGTTCGCCTTTGCCCGCGACAAGCTGCTCCCCGCCTTCCTCGGCACGGTCGGCGCGAAGAGCCACGTTCCGGTCATGGCGATCGTCGTCCACACCGTCCTCGTCTGCATCCTCGCGGTCAGCGGCACCTTTGAGGCGCTCGCGATCCTGTCGGGGCTGGCGAGCACATTCCTGTATTCGATGGCGTGCAGCGCGGCGTGGCGGCTCGATGCGCGCGGGGTCGGCGGCAGTGGCGGACGGCGCGGGGTGATTCCGGTCGCGGCGGCGATCGGCGTACTGGCGATGGTGACGATCGCGGTCCAGGCGAAGCCGGTCGAGCTGTTCGGGCTCGCCGCGGCGGTGGCGATCGCGCTGGGCCTCTATTCGGGACGGCGGATGTTCGCGGGGTCTTAGCTCGCGCACCGACAGGCCGTTGACTACAAGCGTAGACGTGATAACTACGTCTGTAGTCGATAGGAGCCGAGTCGTGGCCGAACGTATCAGCGATGCCGAATATGCCGTCATGTCGGTGCTTTGGGATCAGAGCCCGCTGACCGCGCACGAGGTTGCCGGGCGCGTTCCCGAGCGCGGCTGGTCGGTCAACACCGTCAAGACGCTCCTCGCGCGGCTCGTTGCCAAGCAGACGATCGCGCACGAGGCCGACGGGCGGCGCTACCTCTATCGCCCGCTCGTCCAACAGGCCGATTATGTCGCGGTCGAATCGCGACGGCTGATCGATCGGCTGTTCGGCGGCAAGCTGACCCCGCTCGTCGCGCACCTCGCCGAGCGCAACGCGCTGAGCGCCGAGGACATCGCCGAGATCGAGGCGCTGCTCAAGGAGATCAAGGCGTGAGCGCGGTTGCCGACTGGGCGGGCGGTGCGCTGCTCGGTTCGACCGTGATGATGCTCGCGGTCCTCGCCGTCCGCGGCGGCGTTCGCCGCGTGATCGGGCCGCGGCTCGCTTACGCGCTCTGGCTGTTCCCGCTGCTCCGGATGATCGTCCCGCCGCTCCCCGCTGGCCTGTTCGCGGCGATCCCTGTCGCGACTGGCAGCGCCAAGCTGTCGATCCTGTTCGTCGGCGCGCGTGGCGCAGGATTGTGGCGCGACCCATCGAGCGGCTGGCAGATCGCGACGCTGCTGCTGGCGGCGTGGGCGATCGGCGCGGCCGTCGTGTTCGGACTCCATCTCGGCCGCTATCTCCGCTTCCGTCGGCGCCTGCTCGCATCGGCTGTCGATGTCGGCGAGCGTGGTTCGATCCGCATCGTCGCGAGTGCCGTCGACGGCCCCCTCGCGTTCGGCGTCGTCCACCCCACGATCGCCGTCCCGCTCGACTTCACCACGCGCTTCGACCCGCGCGAGCGCGACCTCGCGCTTGCCCATGAATGTGCCCACCACGCGCGCGGCGATCTAATCGCGAACTGGGCGGCGCTCGCGGTCTTGGCACTGCACTGGTGGAACCCGGTCGCTTGGGTCGCGATCCACGCCTTTCGCGACGACCAGGAATTCGCCGTCGACGCGCACGTCCTCGCGCGCTGCGATGCCGACGCCCGCCCGGCCTATGCCCGGGTACTCGCCAAGGCGGCCGGGCTGGGCACCCTGTCGGTCTGCAACCTCACCGCCCGCTCCAACCTGAAAGGAAGACTCGTCATGCTCAAGCAACGCCCCTCATCCAAAGGCCGTGTGATCCTCGGCGGGAGCGCGGTCGCCCTCCTCGCCGCGACCGTGCTGACCGCGACGGTCTCGGCGACCGGCGCGCCCGCGACGGGCCGCCAGGCGGTGACGATCGGGGTCAAGCCCGACGGCGCGGGCGGCTATGCCTTGATCGTCGGCGGCAAACTTGTCGCGGCGGGCGCGCCTTTGCCCGGCGGCGCGACGCTGCCGTCCGACTTCGACCCGGCAGGCGGCTGCGACCTCAAGCCCGCCGCCAAGCCGCACGCGATGGTGCTCAAGGGCGTCAACGGCAACACGACCTATGCGATCATGTGCGCGAACGCTGCGCCGGCGTCGGTTCGGACGACGCTCGGCGAGGGCCTCGCCAGCCTCAAGACGATGCGCGCCTCGATCGCGACGCAGCCGGCGTCGGCGGCGTTCCCCGAGACCGAGCGGACCCACGCGCTCGCCGCAGTCGACCGGTCGATCCACGACGTCGAGGGCACGCTCGCCAAGGCGGGCTGATCATCCCGCTGTGTCGGTGCGGTCAGCCGTAACTGCTGACCGCGCCGAACATCGCCGTCAGCGCCGCGCGCTCGCCCGCCGTCAACTCGGGCCGCCACACCTCGAACAGCAGGATCGCGCGGGGCTCGTCGCTATCGTTCCACGCCTCATGCTCGATCGAGTCGTCGAAGATCAGCGGCACCCCCGCCTCGACGGTGCGGACCTCGTTGCCGACACGAAGGCGGCAGCCGGGGGGGACGATCAGCGGGATGTGGACGATCAGCCGGGTGTTGAGCATCCCGTTGTGCGCCGGGATGTGGGTGCCGCCCGCAAGGATCGAGAACAACGCCATCGGCCCGCGACCCGGGATGTGCGGGATCGGCGCGCTTTCGACCGCGGCGATGGTGCGTGGGCACGCGGCGTGGTGCTCGGCGACGGGCTCGCCGTTCTTCCACAGATGGTACGCGCTCCACCGCGCGTCGCCGAGCAGCGAATGCTCCTTCGACGGGCGGTTCTCGGGGGCTTCGACATACGGCGCGAGCCCCGACTGTGCGGCGATCACCGCCTCGACCTCGGCGCGCATCGCCGGGGCCTGCGCCGCGATCGCCGCCACCCAGGGGAAGTCCGCCGGATCGTGGAACGGGATCGCGGCAAGGCGCGGATAATAAAAGCTCGTCGGGGCCTGCGGATACGGCGCAGCGACTCCGGTGGTGATCGCCATCGCCTCGGCAAAGCGCGGGTGGACCGTCGCCGCATCGACTCCGGCAGCGGCCAGTTCGGACCGGAGGTGCGCGTCGAACTTTGCCGAGGCAGCGGCGCACGCAGCCTTCGCCCGGTCGAGGGCGGCGATCGTTACCGGGGCCAGCCCGGCGACACCGTCCGCCGTCCGCAGCGCCGCTTCGAACCATGATGTCGCGGCGCGGGTCTCGCCGTCGCGGTCGAGCAATTCGCCGCGCATGACCATGCCGTCGAGGTTGGCGCGGTCGACCGCGAGGAGCTCGTCGAGCGCGGCGTGGGCCTGCTTGCGGTCGTCGAGCTGGAAGTTCGCCTGTGCGAGCAGCAGCCACAGTTGCGGCGTCGCGCGCCCGGCAGCGACGACGGTTTCGAAGGCGGTGCGGGCGGCGGCGGCGTCGCCCCGGCTCAGTGCGGCGACCCCCTGCCCGGCGGCGGCGGCGAGGTCGGTCATTCGGCACCCCGCGGCGGCGGATTGAGCTGGCCGCGGCGGAACGCGCCCTGGTTGGCGATCATCCAGCCGGGATATTCGGGCGGCAGCGCACTCGCCGTGCCGAGCGCGGCGAGATCATCGGGGGTCAGCACGATCGTGCACGCGCCGATGTTGTCGCTGAGCTGGTCGGGCCGTTTCGCGCCGACGATGACGCTCGTGACGACCGGCTGGTGGAGCAGCCACGCGATCGCGACCTGCGCCACGCTCGCCCCATGCGCCTCGGCGATCGGCCGCATCGCATCGATCACCGCGCCTGCGCGCGCCTTCGGCACCGGCAGGCCCGCACCGTCACCCTTGAGCCGTCCGTCTTCCGGCGCGCCGTCGCGATATTTGCCCGACAACAGCCCCCCGGCGAGCGGCGACCAGACCATCAGCCCGACGCCTTCGGCCTTGAGCATCGGCACGATCTCGCGTTCGAGGTCGCGGGTCGCCAGCGTGTAGAACGCCTGGAGCGAGGCGAAGCGCGCGAGGCCGTGCCGCTCGCTCAGCCCCAACGCCTTCATCACCTGCCACGCCGCCCAGTTTGACACGCCGACATAGCGGACGCGGCCCGAGGCGACGATCGCGTCGAGGCCGCGAAGCTGTTCTTCGATCGGCGTCGCGGCGTCGAAGCCGTGGATCTGGTACAGGTCGATGTGGTCGAGGCCGAGACGGGCGAGGCTCGCGTCGACCGCATTCATCAGGTGATAGCGCGAGGTGCCGCGCCCGTTCGGGTTGCCGGTCATCTGGCCGAACGCCTTGGTCGCGACGACGATCTCCTCGCGCCGGATGCCGAGGTTCCTGAGCGCCGCGCCGGCGATCTCCTCCGACTTGCCGCTCGCATAGACGTCGGCGGTATCGATGAAGTTGATGCCCGAATCGATTGCGGTTTTGACCATCGCATCGGCATCGCTCTGGCCGAGCCCGCCCATGTTTTTCCACATCCCCTCGGTCCCGCCGAAGGTCATCGTCCCGAGCGCGAGTTCGGACACGAACAGGCCGGTCCGGCCAAGGGGATTATATCGCATGATCGGGAACTCCGCGCGCGCCGATGTGGCGTTGCGAGCGGTTTGCCCCTATCTGCGCTGCATGTCACCCCGCTTCGACCAGCTCACGAACCGGCGCGCGATCATCGATCGACGCGTCGTCGGCGACGCCCTTGCCGCCGCCGCCGAAGCCGGGCGGGCGAGCGAGGCGCGCCGCGACGCCGCTGCCGCGATCCTCAAGGCCGCGCTCGCCGAGGGCCGTGCCGAGATCCGCCGCCGCCTCCACGAACACCCTTCGCGCGGGCTCGACAGCGCGGCATCGGGAGCCTTCCTGACCGACCAGCTGCTCCGGCTGATCTTCGACTTCACCACGACCGCGCTTTATCCCAAGCCCAACCCGACCGCCGCCGAGCGGCTGACGCTGATCGCGGTCGGCGGCTATGGCCGCGGCGAGATGGCGCCGTTCTCCGACGTCGACATCATGTTCCTCACCCCGTGGAAGCAGACCGGCTGGGGCGAGCAGGTCATCGAGACGATTCTGTACCTGCTGTGGGACCTTGGGATGAAGGTCGGCCACTCGACGCGGTCGCTCGACGACATGATCCGCATGGCGAAGTCCGACCTGACGATCCGCACGGCGCTGCTCGAGGCGCGCTACGTCTGGGGC harbors:
- a CDS encoding BlaI/MecI/CopY family transcriptional regulator gives rise to the protein MAERISDAEYAVMSVLWDQSPLTAHEVAGRVPERGWSVNTVKTLLARLVAKQTIAHEADGRRYLYRPLVQQADYVAVESRRLIDRLFGGKLTPLVAHLAERNALSAEDIAEIEALLKEIKA
- the mutS gene encoding DNA mismatch repair protein MutS translates to MSEASPMMAQYLSIKAQAAGCLLFFRMGDFYELFFDDAAKAAATLDIALTKRGQHLGQDIPMCGVPVHAAEAYLMRLIRAGHRVAVAEQIEPPAEAKKRGAKSVVARAIVRVVTPGTLTEDTLLDARRSNYLAAVAPVAGAVGIAWCDVSTGIFRTLTTAADGLDAELARIAPAEVVAPEGWSGEATLRPTAEFESRAANKRLCDRFGVATLDGFGSFAREEVAAAGALLAYLETAGAGTLPLLTPPLPSPQAGVMAIDAATRSSLEISRSVVGARAGSLLDAIDLTVTGAGARMLADDLAGPLTDAAAIGERLDFVAWFVGLSIVRGRTRDALNAGADLERALSRLALDRGGPRDLAAIRDGLTIALALKEALGTAQAIDIPPLLTATLGRIGAHGSTIEALRAALVAEPPLDIAHGGFVAPGFDAALDELRAAASDGRRLVAALETRLRSETGVAALKIRHNGVLGYHIEVAARNADPLLANPGFTHRQTLAGTVRFGSTELHGLATRIVQAGDHALAAEAAHFATLRETVLGHSREIAATAGALARIDVASGLAELAVRENWARPSVDDSCAFDVMAGRHPVVEAATRAARQTYVANDCDLGEINRLWLVTGPNMAGKSTFLRQNALLAVLAQAGSFVPAASAQIGVVDRLFSRVGASDNLAQGRSTFMVEMVETAAILSTATNRSLVILDEVGRGTSTYDGLAIAWAVLEAVHDALRCRCLFATHYHELTTLSARLDALALVTVKVREWNGELVFLHEVAAGAADRSYGLAVAKLAGLPAPVIARAKEVLARLEAGKARTGGLAADLSDLPLFAAAPPPPKADDLRVRLGSISPDSLSPREALDLLYELKRLA
- a CDS encoding aspartyl/asparaginyl beta-hydroxylase domain-containing protein, with protein sequence MTDLAAAAGQGVAALSRGDAAAARTAFETVVAAGRATPQLWLLLAQANFQLDDRKQAHAALDELLAVDRANLDGMVMRGELLDRDGETRAATSWFEAALRTADGVAGLAPVTIAALDRAKAACAAASAKFDAHLRSELAAAGVDAATVHPRFAEAMAITTGVAAPYPQAPTSFYYPRLAAIPFHDPADFPWVAAIAAQAPAMRAEVEAVIAAQSGLAPYVEAPENRPSKEHSLLGDARWSAYHLWKNGEPVAEHHAACPRTIAAVESAPIPHIPGRGPMALFSILAGGTHIPAHNGMLNTRLIVHIPLIVPPGCRLRVGNEVRTVEAGVPLIFDDSIEHEAWNDSDEPRAILLFEVWRPELTAGERAALTAMFGAVSSYG
- a CDS encoding APC family permease, with translation MDTTIGVQGPGGIVPPGEVMRDRGLIRGVGLAAFTAAIVNGVVGAGVFTLPAVMALNVGPLAPLAFLVCAVAMGAVVWCTADAGRRVPTSGGIYGTVEAAFGKRAGFVTGFVGIWLSSVLSCGGIAAAFAAICGTAVPALTSGFPRAALICGVMAVLALVNLRGVGFAARFITVTTLVKLVPLALFVGVGVWFIDPVKLHAGVAASGDGLGGGFGRAVIFALFAFSGMETPLSASGEVADPRRNVPRAIVLAMSFVLLLYVAVQVVAQGLLGAALAHSATPLASAIATVRPELGIVLLAGAGASMLIWIGSDLLGAPRVLFAFARDKLLPAFLGTVGAKSHVPVMAIVVHTVLVCILAVSGTFEALAILSGLASTFLYSMACSAAWRLDARGVGGSGGRRGVIPVAAAIGVLAMVTIAVQAKPVELFGLAAAVAIALGLYSGRRMFAGS
- a CDS encoding aldo/keto reductase, translated to MRYNPLGRTGLFVSELALGTMTFGGTEGMWKNMGGLGQSDADAMVKTAIDSGINFIDTADVYASGKSEEIAGAALRNLGIRREEIVVATKAFGQMTGNPNGRGTSRYHLMNAVDASLARLGLDHIDLYQIHGFDAATPIEEQLRGLDAIVASGRVRYVGVSNWAAWQVMKALGLSERHGLARFASLQAFYTLATRDLEREIVPMLKAEGVGLMVWSPLAGGLLSGKYRDGAPEDGRLKGDGAGLPVPKARAGAVIDAMRPIAEAHGASVAQVAIAWLLHQPVVTSVIVGAKRPDQLSDNIGACTIVLTPDDLAALGTASALPPEYPGWMIANQGAFRRGQLNPPPRGAE
- a CDS encoding M56 family metallopeptidase — its product is MSAVADWAGGALLGSTVMMLAVLAVRGGVRRVIGPRLAYALWLFPLLRMIVPPLPAGLFAAIPVATGSAKLSILFVGARGAGLWRDPSSGWQIATLLLAAWAIGAAVVFGLHLGRYLRFRRRLLASAVDVGERGSIRIVASAVDGPLAFGVVHPTIAVPLDFTTRFDPRERDLALAHECAHHARGDLIANWAALAVLALHWWNPVAWVAIHAFRDDQEFAVDAHVLARCDADARPAYARVLAKAAGLGTLSVCNLTARSNLKGRLVMLKQRPSSKGRVILGGSAVALLAATVLTATVSATGAPATGRQAVTIGVKPDGAGGYALIVGGKLVAAGAPLPGGATLPSDFDPAGGCDLKPAAKPHAMVLKGVNGNTTYAIMCANAAPASVRTTLGEGLASLKTMRASIATQPASAAFPETERTHALAAVDRSIHDVEGTLAKAG